One Ooceraea biroi isolate clonal line C1 chromosome 6, Obir_v5.4, whole genome shotgun sequence genomic window carries:
- the LOC105284147 gene encoding phosphatidylinositol 3,4,5-trisphosphate 3-phosphatase and dual-specificity protein phosphatase PTEN isoform X2 has product MFWELMGICFSCRRPTSGRLNSKISEHISASVTPLHVCLEEQRRPELGLCDASQAHKPQVKGTFENQKAEEEVSEEVAEIGSLEVEAGELRQSQPSMANTISNMKMTNPIKGLVSKRRKRFTEDGFDLDLTYITDNLIAMGFPAEKLEGVYRNHIDDVVKLLESKHKDHYKIYNLCSERSYDCKKFKQRVATYAFDDHNPPKLEQIKPFCEDVHSWLSQHKDNVAVVHCKAGKGRTGVMVCCYLLHSKQFPTATEALNYYGTKRTHDRKGVTIPSQRRYVDYYATLVQDGLNYQPVTLILREIQLDPVPIFNGGQGSLHFVISESNKQVFSDVYEVRKGTSSISIPLHNVALKGDIRVDFFNRPKMKLKEKMFHFWFNTFFVREKTNSEYDNGELPVERSARALSCDGTAMELPMVTSHVKPRTGSLASLGPMPPTLVLRIDKSGLDDAHKDKHHKLYSPDFKVSLFMHCMSGSISPAVPATTNRSGDGVQLGMGGQETPSESSEADSSECDTTGDEDGWESVDLDQRVGRYRLLSDGAMIDLL; this is encoded by the exons ATGTTCTGGGAATTGATGGGTATATGCTTTTCCTGCAGGAGACCCACCAGTGGCAGGTTGAACAGTAAAATCTCTGAGCACATCTCGGCGTCAGTAACTCCTCTCCATGTTTGTCTGGAGGAACAAAGAAGACCAGAACTGGGCTTATGTGACGCTTCACAAGCTCACAAGCCTCAG GTTAAAGGGACCTTTGAGAATCAAAAAGCAGAAGAAGAGGTTTCCGAGGAGGTGGCGGAGATTGGTTCGCTCGAGGTCGAAGCAGGAGAGTTAAGACAGAGCCAGCCGAGCATGGCCAACACTATCAGTAACATGAAGATGACCAACCCCATAAAGGGGCTCGTCAGCAAGCGTCGCAAGCGTTTCACCGAGGACGGTTTTGATCTTGATCTCACAT ATATAACAGATAATTTAATAGCAATGGGTTTCCCTGCCGAGAAGTTGGAGGGCGTGTACAGAAATCACATTGACGATGTCGTTAAACTACTCGAATCCAAACACAAGGATCATTACAAGATTTATAATCT GTGTTCCGAGAGGTCGTACGACTGCAAAAAGTTCAAGCAGAGAGTGGCCACTTACGCGTTCGATGATCACAACCCACCAAAGTTGGAGCAGATCAAGCCGTTCTGCGAGGACGTGCACTCGTGGCTGTCCCAGCACAAAGATAACGTGGCCGTGGTCCACTGCAAGGCCGGCAAGGGTCGTACGGGCGTAATGGTGTGCTGCTACCTACTCCACAGCAAACAGTTTCCCACTGCCACGGAAGCCCTTAATTATTACGGAACTAAACGGACGCACGACAG GAAAGGCGTGACGATACCTTCGCAAAGGAGATACGTGGATTATTACGCCACCCTTGTTCAGGACGGCTTGAACTATCAACCAGTGACGTTAATACTGCGCGAGATACAACTGGACCCAGTCCCCATTTTCAACGGTGGTCAAGGCA GTCTGCATTTTGTAATCTCGGAATCAAACAAACAAGTATTTTCGGACGTTTACGAAGTCCGGAAAGGCACGTCTTCTATAAGCATCCCGTTACACAATGTCGCTTTGAAGGGGGACATACGGGTGGACTTCTTCAACCGGCCGAAAATGAAACTGAAG GAAAAGATGTTTCACTTTTGGTTCAACACATTTTTCGTCCGCGAGAAAACCAATTCCGAGTACGACAATGGCGAATTACCTGTCGAAAGGTCGGCGAGGGCATTGAGCTGCGACGGCACGGCCATGGAATTGCCGATGGTCACGTCGCACGTGAAACCCCGAACGGGATCGTTGGCGAGCCTCGGTCCTATGCCGCCCACTCTCGTTTTACGGATAGACAAGTCGGGATTAGACGATGCACATAAGGATAAACATCACAAGCTGTACAGTCCAGATTTTAAA GTGAGTCTATTTATGCATTGCATGAGCGGTAGCATATCGCCAGCCGTGCCAGCGACGACGAACAGGAGCGGGGACGGCGTGCAGTTGGGTATGGGCGGGCAGGAGACGCCGAGCGAGTCGAGCGAGGCGGACAGCAGCGAGTGCGACACCACCGGCGACGAGGACGGTTGGGAATCCG TGGACTTGGACCAGCGGGTCGGCCGATACCGTCTTCTGTCGGATGGAGCGATGATAGATCTTTTGTGA
- the LOC105284147 gene encoding phosphatidylinositol 3,4,5-trisphosphate 3-phosphatase and dual-specificity protein phosphatase PTEN isoform X1: MFWELMGICFSCRRPTSGRLNSKISEHISASVTPLHVCLEEQRRPELGLCDASQAHKPQVKGTFENQKAEEEVSEEVAEIGSLEVEAGELRQSQPSMANTISNMKMTNPIKGLVSKRRKRFTEDGFDLDLTYITDNLIAMGFPAEKLEGVYRNHIDDVVKLLESKHKDHYKIYNLCSERSYDCKKFKQRVATYAFDDHNPPKLEQIKPFCEDVHSWLSQHKDNVAVVHCKAGKGRTGVMVCCYLLHSKQFPTATEALNYYGTKRTHDRKGVTIPSQRRYVDYYATLVQDGLNYQPVTLILREIQLDPVPIFNGGQGSLHFVISESNKQVFSDVYEVRKGTSSISIPLHNVALKGDIRVDFFNRPKMKLKEKMFHFWFNTFFVREKTNSEYDNGELPVERSARALSCDGTAMELPMVTSHVKPRTGSLASLGPMPPTLVLRIDKSGLDDAHKDKHHKLYSPDFKVSLFMHCMSGSISPAVPATTNRSGDGVQLGMGGQETPSESSEADSSECDTTGDEDGWESGESSASLVVNHQHHPLTHSSSRTHVSGVRPRVSLKETAKALLSRGDKSRSSNRQSVAGANVKRSSTSFARPTTLDT, translated from the exons ATGTTCTGGGAATTGATGGGTATATGCTTTTCCTGCAGGAGACCCACCAGTGGCAGGTTGAACAGTAAAATCTCTGAGCACATCTCGGCGTCAGTAACTCCTCTCCATGTTTGTCTGGAGGAACAAAGAAGACCAGAACTGGGCTTATGTGACGCTTCACAAGCTCACAAGCCTCAG GTTAAAGGGACCTTTGAGAATCAAAAAGCAGAAGAAGAGGTTTCCGAGGAGGTGGCGGAGATTGGTTCGCTCGAGGTCGAAGCAGGAGAGTTAAGACAGAGCCAGCCGAGCATGGCCAACACTATCAGTAACATGAAGATGACCAACCCCATAAAGGGGCTCGTCAGCAAGCGTCGCAAGCGTTTCACCGAGGACGGTTTTGATCTTGATCTCACAT ATATAACAGATAATTTAATAGCAATGGGTTTCCCTGCCGAGAAGTTGGAGGGCGTGTACAGAAATCACATTGACGATGTCGTTAAACTACTCGAATCCAAACACAAGGATCATTACAAGATTTATAATCT GTGTTCCGAGAGGTCGTACGACTGCAAAAAGTTCAAGCAGAGAGTGGCCACTTACGCGTTCGATGATCACAACCCACCAAAGTTGGAGCAGATCAAGCCGTTCTGCGAGGACGTGCACTCGTGGCTGTCCCAGCACAAAGATAACGTGGCCGTGGTCCACTGCAAGGCCGGCAAGGGTCGTACGGGCGTAATGGTGTGCTGCTACCTACTCCACAGCAAACAGTTTCCCACTGCCACGGAAGCCCTTAATTATTACGGAACTAAACGGACGCACGACAG GAAAGGCGTGACGATACCTTCGCAAAGGAGATACGTGGATTATTACGCCACCCTTGTTCAGGACGGCTTGAACTATCAACCAGTGACGTTAATACTGCGCGAGATACAACTGGACCCAGTCCCCATTTTCAACGGTGGTCAAGGCA GTCTGCATTTTGTAATCTCGGAATCAAACAAACAAGTATTTTCGGACGTTTACGAAGTCCGGAAAGGCACGTCTTCTATAAGCATCCCGTTACACAATGTCGCTTTGAAGGGGGACATACGGGTGGACTTCTTCAACCGGCCGAAAATGAAACTGAAG GAAAAGATGTTTCACTTTTGGTTCAACACATTTTTCGTCCGCGAGAAAACCAATTCCGAGTACGACAATGGCGAATTACCTGTCGAAAGGTCGGCGAGGGCATTGAGCTGCGACGGCACGGCCATGGAATTGCCGATGGTCACGTCGCACGTGAAACCCCGAACGGGATCGTTGGCGAGCCTCGGTCCTATGCCGCCCACTCTCGTTTTACGGATAGACAAGTCGGGATTAGACGATGCACATAAGGATAAACATCACAAGCTGTACAGTCCAGATTTTAAA GTGAGTCTATTTATGCATTGCATGAGCGGTAGCATATCGCCAGCCGTGCCAGCGACGACGAACAGGAGCGGGGACGGCGTGCAGTTGGGTATGGGCGGGCAGGAGACGCCGAGCGAGTCGAGCGAGGCGGACAGCAGCGAGTGCGACACCACCGGCGACGAGGACGGTTGGGAATCCGGTGAGTCATCTGCATCCCTGGTGGTGAACCACCAACACCATCCTCTTACACACAGCAGTAGCCGTACACACGTTAGCGGTGTCCGTCCGCGTGTCAGTCTCAAGGAAACCGCCAAGGCTCTGTTGTCGCGTGGCGATAAGAGCAGGAGTAGTAATAGACAGAGCGTCGCCGGCGCGAACGTGAAGCGTTCCTCCACTTCGTTTGCGCGTCCGACCACTCTCGACACGTAG
- the LOC105284147 gene encoding phosphatidylinositol 3,4,5-trisphosphate 3-phosphatase and dual-specificity protein phosphatase PTEN isoform X4, with translation MFWELMGICFSCRRPTSGRLNSKISEHISASVTPLHVCLEEQRRPELGLCDASQAHKPQVKGTFENQKAEEEVSEEVAEIGSLEVEAGELRQSQPSMANTISNMKMTNPIKGLVSKRRKRFTEDGFDLDLTYITDNLIAMGFPAEKLEGVYRNHIDDVVKLLESKHKDHYKIYNLCSERSYDCKKFKQRVATYAFDDHNPPKLEQIKPFCEDVHSWLSQHKDNVAVVHCKAGKGRTGVMVCCYLLHSKQFPTATEALNYYGTKRTHDRKGVTIPSQRRYVDYYATLVQDGLNYQPVTLILREIQLDPVPIFNGGQGSLHFVISESNKQVFSDVYEVRKGTSSISIPLHNVALKGDIRVDFFNRPKMKLKEKMFHFWFNTFFVREKTNSEYDNGELPVERSARALSCDGTAMELPMVTSHVKPRTGSLASLGPMPPTLVLRIDKSGLDDAHKDKHHKLYSPDFKVSLFMHCMSGSISPAVPATTNRSGDGVQLGMGGQETPSESSEADSSECDTTGDEDGWESACGSANIC, from the exons ATGTTCTGGGAATTGATGGGTATATGCTTTTCCTGCAGGAGACCCACCAGTGGCAGGTTGAACAGTAAAATCTCTGAGCACATCTCGGCGTCAGTAACTCCTCTCCATGTTTGTCTGGAGGAACAAAGAAGACCAGAACTGGGCTTATGTGACGCTTCACAAGCTCACAAGCCTCAG GTTAAAGGGACCTTTGAGAATCAAAAAGCAGAAGAAGAGGTTTCCGAGGAGGTGGCGGAGATTGGTTCGCTCGAGGTCGAAGCAGGAGAGTTAAGACAGAGCCAGCCGAGCATGGCCAACACTATCAGTAACATGAAGATGACCAACCCCATAAAGGGGCTCGTCAGCAAGCGTCGCAAGCGTTTCACCGAGGACGGTTTTGATCTTGATCTCACAT ATATAACAGATAATTTAATAGCAATGGGTTTCCCTGCCGAGAAGTTGGAGGGCGTGTACAGAAATCACATTGACGATGTCGTTAAACTACTCGAATCCAAACACAAGGATCATTACAAGATTTATAATCT GTGTTCCGAGAGGTCGTACGACTGCAAAAAGTTCAAGCAGAGAGTGGCCACTTACGCGTTCGATGATCACAACCCACCAAAGTTGGAGCAGATCAAGCCGTTCTGCGAGGACGTGCACTCGTGGCTGTCCCAGCACAAAGATAACGTGGCCGTGGTCCACTGCAAGGCCGGCAAGGGTCGTACGGGCGTAATGGTGTGCTGCTACCTACTCCACAGCAAACAGTTTCCCACTGCCACGGAAGCCCTTAATTATTACGGAACTAAACGGACGCACGACAG GAAAGGCGTGACGATACCTTCGCAAAGGAGATACGTGGATTATTACGCCACCCTTGTTCAGGACGGCTTGAACTATCAACCAGTGACGTTAATACTGCGCGAGATACAACTGGACCCAGTCCCCATTTTCAACGGTGGTCAAGGCA GTCTGCATTTTGTAATCTCGGAATCAAACAAACAAGTATTTTCGGACGTTTACGAAGTCCGGAAAGGCACGTCTTCTATAAGCATCCCGTTACACAATGTCGCTTTGAAGGGGGACATACGGGTGGACTTCTTCAACCGGCCGAAAATGAAACTGAAG GAAAAGATGTTTCACTTTTGGTTCAACACATTTTTCGTCCGCGAGAAAACCAATTCCGAGTACGACAATGGCGAATTACCTGTCGAAAGGTCGGCGAGGGCATTGAGCTGCGACGGCACGGCCATGGAATTGCCGATGGTCACGTCGCACGTGAAACCCCGAACGGGATCGTTGGCGAGCCTCGGTCCTATGCCGCCCACTCTCGTTTTACGGATAGACAAGTCGGGATTAGACGATGCACATAAGGATAAACATCACAAGCTGTACAGTCCAGATTTTAAA GTGAGTCTATTTATGCATTGCATGAGCGGTAGCATATCGCCAGCCGTGCCAGCGACGACGAACAGGAGCGGGGACGGCGTGCAGTTGGGTATGGGCGGGCAGGAGACGCCGAGCGAGTCGAGCGAGGCGGACAGCAGCGAGTGCGACACCACCGGCGACGAGGACGGTTGGGAATCCG
- the LOC105284147 gene encoding phosphatidylinositol 3,4,5-trisphosphate 3-phosphatase and dual-specificity protein phosphatase PTEN isoform X5, translated as MFWELMGICFSCRRPTSGRLNSKISEHISASVTPLHVCLEEQRRPELGLCDASQAHKPQVKGTFENQKAEEEVSEEVAEIGSLEVEAGELRQSQPSMANTISNMKMTNPIKGLVSKRRKRFTEDGFDLDLTYITDNLIAMGFPAEKLEGVYRNHIDDVVKLLESKHKDHYKIYNLCSERSYDCKKFKQRVATYAFDDHNPPKLEQIKPFCEDVHSWLSQHKDNVAVVHCKAGKGRTGVMVCCYLLHSKQFPTATEALNYYGTKRTHDRKGVTIPSQRRYVDYYATLVQDGLNYQPVTLILREIQLDPVPIFNGGQGSLHFVISESNKQVFSDVYEVRKGTSSISIPLHNVALKGDIRVDFFNRPKMKLKEKMFHFWFNTFFVREKTNSEYDNGELPVERSARALSCDGTAMELPMVTSHVKPRTGSLASLGPMPPTLVLRIDKSGLDDAHKDKHHKLYSPDFKVSLFMHCMSGSISPAVPATTNRSGDGVQLGMGGQETPSESSEADSSECDTTGDEDGWESEIIMQDVM; from the exons ATGTTCTGGGAATTGATGGGTATATGCTTTTCCTGCAGGAGACCCACCAGTGGCAGGTTGAACAGTAAAATCTCTGAGCACATCTCGGCGTCAGTAACTCCTCTCCATGTTTGTCTGGAGGAACAAAGAAGACCAGAACTGGGCTTATGTGACGCTTCACAAGCTCACAAGCCTCAG GTTAAAGGGACCTTTGAGAATCAAAAAGCAGAAGAAGAGGTTTCCGAGGAGGTGGCGGAGATTGGTTCGCTCGAGGTCGAAGCAGGAGAGTTAAGACAGAGCCAGCCGAGCATGGCCAACACTATCAGTAACATGAAGATGACCAACCCCATAAAGGGGCTCGTCAGCAAGCGTCGCAAGCGTTTCACCGAGGACGGTTTTGATCTTGATCTCACAT ATATAACAGATAATTTAATAGCAATGGGTTTCCCTGCCGAGAAGTTGGAGGGCGTGTACAGAAATCACATTGACGATGTCGTTAAACTACTCGAATCCAAACACAAGGATCATTACAAGATTTATAATCT GTGTTCCGAGAGGTCGTACGACTGCAAAAAGTTCAAGCAGAGAGTGGCCACTTACGCGTTCGATGATCACAACCCACCAAAGTTGGAGCAGATCAAGCCGTTCTGCGAGGACGTGCACTCGTGGCTGTCCCAGCACAAAGATAACGTGGCCGTGGTCCACTGCAAGGCCGGCAAGGGTCGTACGGGCGTAATGGTGTGCTGCTACCTACTCCACAGCAAACAGTTTCCCACTGCCACGGAAGCCCTTAATTATTACGGAACTAAACGGACGCACGACAG GAAAGGCGTGACGATACCTTCGCAAAGGAGATACGTGGATTATTACGCCACCCTTGTTCAGGACGGCTTGAACTATCAACCAGTGACGTTAATACTGCGCGAGATACAACTGGACCCAGTCCCCATTTTCAACGGTGGTCAAGGCA GTCTGCATTTTGTAATCTCGGAATCAAACAAACAAGTATTTTCGGACGTTTACGAAGTCCGGAAAGGCACGTCTTCTATAAGCATCCCGTTACACAATGTCGCTTTGAAGGGGGACATACGGGTGGACTTCTTCAACCGGCCGAAAATGAAACTGAAG GAAAAGATGTTTCACTTTTGGTTCAACACATTTTTCGTCCGCGAGAAAACCAATTCCGAGTACGACAATGGCGAATTACCTGTCGAAAGGTCGGCGAGGGCATTGAGCTGCGACGGCACGGCCATGGAATTGCCGATGGTCACGTCGCACGTGAAACCCCGAACGGGATCGTTGGCGAGCCTCGGTCCTATGCCGCCCACTCTCGTTTTACGGATAGACAAGTCGGGATTAGACGATGCACATAAGGATAAACATCACAAGCTGTACAGTCCAGATTTTAAA GTGAGTCTATTTATGCATTGCATGAGCGGTAGCATATCGCCAGCCGTGCCAGCGACGACGAACAGGAGCGGGGACGGCGTGCAGTTGGGTATGGGCGGGCAGGAGACGCCGAGCGAGTCGAGCGAGGCGGACAGCAGCGAGTGCGACACCACCGGCGACGAGGACGGTTGGGAATCCG
- the LOC105284147 gene encoding phosphatidylinositol 3,4,5-trisphosphate 3-phosphatase and dual-specificity protein phosphatase PTEN isoform X3: protein MFWELMGICFSCRRPTSGRLNSKISEHISASVTPLHVCLEEQRRPELGLCDASQAHKPQVKGTFENQKAEEEVSEEVAEIGSLEVEAGELRQSQPSMANTISNMKMTNPIKGLVSKRRKRFTEDGFDLDLTYITDNLIAMGFPAEKLEGVYRNHIDDVVKLLESKHKDHYKIYNLCSERSYDCKKFKQRVATYAFDDHNPPKLEQIKPFCEDVHSWLSQHKDNVAVVHCKAGKGRTGVMVCCYLLHSKQFPTATEALNYYGTKRTHDRKGVTIPSQRRYVDYYATLVQDGLNYQPVTLILREIQLDPVPIFNGGQGSLHFVISESNKQVFSDVYEVRKGTSSISIPLHNVALKGDIRVDFFNRPKMKLKEKMFHFWFNTFFVREKTNSEYDNGELPVERSARALSCDGTAMELPMVTSHVKPRTGSLASLGPMPPTLVLRIDKSGLDDAHKDKHHKLYSPDFKVSLFMHCMSGSISPAVPATTNRSGDGVQLGMGGQETPSESSEADSSECDTTGDEDGWESEIIMQENIIVPQDSCIEYRI from the exons ATGTTCTGGGAATTGATGGGTATATGCTTTTCCTGCAGGAGACCCACCAGTGGCAGGTTGAACAGTAAAATCTCTGAGCACATCTCGGCGTCAGTAACTCCTCTCCATGTTTGTCTGGAGGAACAAAGAAGACCAGAACTGGGCTTATGTGACGCTTCACAAGCTCACAAGCCTCAG GTTAAAGGGACCTTTGAGAATCAAAAAGCAGAAGAAGAGGTTTCCGAGGAGGTGGCGGAGATTGGTTCGCTCGAGGTCGAAGCAGGAGAGTTAAGACAGAGCCAGCCGAGCATGGCCAACACTATCAGTAACATGAAGATGACCAACCCCATAAAGGGGCTCGTCAGCAAGCGTCGCAAGCGTTTCACCGAGGACGGTTTTGATCTTGATCTCACAT ATATAACAGATAATTTAATAGCAATGGGTTTCCCTGCCGAGAAGTTGGAGGGCGTGTACAGAAATCACATTGACGATGTCGTTAAACTACTCGAATCCAAACACAAGGATCATTACAAGATTTATAATCT GTGTTCCGAGAGGTCGTACGACTGCAAAAAGTTCAAGCAGAGAGTGGCCACTTACGCGTTCGATGATCACAACCCACCAAAGTTGGAGCAGATCAAGCCGTTCTGCGAGGACGTGCACTCGTGGCTGTCCCAGCACAAAGATAACGTGGCCGTGGTCCACTGCAAGGCCGGCAAGGGTCGTACGGGCGTAATGGTGTGCTGCTACCTACTCCACAGCAAACAGTTTCCCACTGCCACGGAAGCCCTTAATTATTACGGAACTAAACGGACGCACGACAG GAAAGGCGTGACGATACCTTCGCAAAGGAGATACGTGGATTATTACGCCACCCTTGTTCAGGACGGCTTGAACTATCAACCAGTGACGTTAATACTGCGCGAGATACAACTGGACCCAGTCCCCATTTTCAACGGTGGTCAAGGCA GTCTGCATTTTGTAATCTCGGAATCAAACAAACAAGTATTTTCGGACGTTTACGAAGTCCGGAAAGGCACGTCTTCTATAAGCATCCCGTTACACAATGTCGCTTTGAAGGGGGACATACGGGTGGACTTCTTCAACCGGCCGAAAATGAAACTGAAG GAAAAGATGTTTCACTTTTGGTTCAACACATTTTTCGTCCGCGAGAAAACCAATTCCGAGTACGACAATGGCGAATTACCTGTCGAAAGGTCGGCGAGGGCATTGAGCTGCGACGGCACGGCCATGGAATTGCCGATGGTCACGTCGCACGTGAAACCCCGAACGGGATCGTTGGCGAGCCTCGGTCCTATGCCGCCCACTCTCGTTTTACGGATAGACAAGTCGGGATTAGACGATGCACATAAGGATAAACATCACAAGCTGTACAGTCCAGATTTTAAA GTGAGTCTATTTATGCATTGCATGAGCGGTAGCATATCGCCAGCCGTGCCAGCGACGACGAACAGGAGCGGGGACGGCGTGCAGTTGGGTATGGGCGGGCAGGAGACGCCGAGCGAGTCGAGCGAGGCGGACAGCAGCGAGTGCGACACCACCGGCGACGAGGACGGTTGGGAATCCG
- the LOC105284147 gene encoding phosphatidylinositol 3,4,5-trisphosphate 3-phosphatase and dual-specificity protein phosphatase PTEN isoform X6, whose protein sequence is MFWELMGICFSCRRPTSGRLNSKISEHISASVTPLHVCLEEQRRPELGLCDASQAHKPQVKGTFENQKAEEEVSEEVAEIGSLEVEAGELRQSQPSMANTISNMKMTNPIKGLVSKRRKRFTEDGFDLDLTYITDNLIAMGFPAEKLEGVYRNHIDDVVKLLESKHKDHYKIYNLCSERSYDCKKFKQRVATYAFDDHNPPKLEQIKPFCEDVHSWLSQHKDNVAVVHCKAGKGRTGVMVCCYLLHSKQFPTATEALNYYGTKRTHDRKGVTIPSQRRYVDYYATLVQDGLNYQPVTLILREIQLDPVPIFNGGQGSLHFVISESNKQVFSDVYEVRKGTSSISIPLHNVALKGDIRVDFFNRPKMKLKEKMFHFWFNTFFVREKTNSEYDNGELPVERSARALSCDGTAMELPMVTSHVKPRTGSLASLGPMPPTLVLRIDKSGLDDAHKDKHHKLYSPDFKVSLFMHCMSGSISPAVPATTNRSGDGVQLGMGGQETPSESSEADSSECDTTGDEDGWESGESTYL, encoded by the exons ATGTTCTGGGAATTGATGGGTATATGCTTTTCCTGCAGGAGACCCACCAGTGGCAGGTTGAACAGTAAAATCTCTGAGCACATCTCGGCGTCAGTAACTCCTCTCCATGTTTGTCTGGAGGAACAAAGAAGACCAGAACTGGGCTTATGTGACGCTTCACAAGCTCACAAGCCTCAG GTTAAAGGGACCTTTGAGAATCAAAAAGCAGAAGAAGAGGTTTCCGAGGAGGTGGCGGAGATTGGTTCGCTCGAGGTCGAAGCAGGAGAGTTAAGACAGAGCCAGCCGAGCATGGCCAACACTATCAGTAACATGAAGATGACCAACCCCATAAAGGGGCTCGTCAGCAAGCGTCGCAAGCGTTTCACCGAGGACGGTTTTGATCTTGATCTCACAT ATATAACAGATAATTTAATAGCAATGGGTTTCCCTGCCGAGAAGTTGGAGGGCGTGTACAGAAATCACATTGACGATGTCGTTAAACTACTCGAATCCAAACACAAGGATCATTACAAGATTTATAATCT GTGTTCCGAGAGGTCGTACGACTGCAAAAAGTTCAAGCAGAGAGTGGCCACTTACGCGTTCGATGATCACAACCCACCAAAGTTGGAGCAGATCAAGCCGTTCTGCGAGGACGTGCACTCGTGGCTGTCCCAGCACAAAGATAACGTGGCCGTGGTCCACTGCAAGGCCGGCAAGGGTCGTACGGGCGTAATGGTGTGCTGCTACCTACTCCACAGCAAACAGTTTCCCACTGCCACGGAAGCCCTTAATTATTACGGAACTAAACGGACGCACGACAG GAAAGGCGTGACGATACCTTCGCAAAGGAGATACGTGGATTATTACGCCACCCTTGTTCAGGACGGCTTGAACTATCAACCAGTGACGTTAATACTGCGCGAGATACAACTGGACCCAGTCCCCATTTTCAACGGTGGTCAAGGCA GTCTGCATTTTGTAATCTCGGAATCAAACAAACAAGTATTTTCGGACGTTTACGAAGTCCGGAAAGGCACGTCTTCTATAAGCATCCCGTTACACAATGTCGCTTTGAAGGGGGACATACGGGTGGACTTCTTCAACCGGCCGAAAATGAAACTGAAG GAAAAGATGTTTCACTTTTGGTTCAACACATTTTTCGTCCGCGAGAAAACCAATTCCGAGTACGACAATGGCGAATTACCTGTCGAAAGGTCGGCGAGGGCATTGAGCTGCGACGGCACGGCCATGGAATTGCCGATGGTCACGTCGCACGTGAAACCCCGAACGGGATCGTTGGCGAGCCTCGGTCCTATGCCGCCCACTCTCGTTTTACGGATAGACAAGTCGGGATTAGACGATGCACATAAGGATAAACATCACAAGCTGTACAGTCCAGATTTTAAA GTGAGTCTATTTATGCATTGCATGAGCGGTAGCATATCGCCAGCCGTGCCAGCGACGACGAACAGGAGCGGGGACGGCGTGCAGTTGGGTATGGGCGGGCAGGAGACGCCGAGCGAGTCGAGCGAGGCGGACAGCAGCGAGTGCGACACCACCGGCGACGAGGACGGTTGGGAATCCG GGGAATCGACATATTTGTGA